The following proteins are co-located in the Sphingomonas donggukensis genome:
- a CDS encoding DUF2254 domain-containing protein has translation MKARLLRLSNDLRESYWFVPTVMAMAALLLALAMVYIDSHAGSTWMDGLPWLYAARPDGARSLLSSIGGSMIGVAGTTFSVTIAAVVYASGQYGPRLLSNFMSDRGNQVTLGTFIATFVYSLIVLRTIRSAGESGAGTPAFVPQLALLVALILVLCSIAVLIFFIHHVPMRIHINNVIERIGDRLIEEIDLRFPVFVGVPLDEGTDGPRVPTAFRADVGRTEYERRAPVRAKHTGYIQLIDESTLLDAARDHDLILRLQYQSGDFAHKGSVLLEAWPAERCDEDTVKALRGAFAVGSRRTALQDLRFLIDELVEIAARALSPGVNDPFTANSCLDWLGAAMADLARRDLPSRLRADEDGVLRVIAHPMTFAGFIDRAFGALAQYASADMIAGKRFLNALGDVALSCDDPGRIATLARHAGDFRALADGSLDGACRDAVLSRADDLLRALAEPDYKRRVRDGNAWLGGTA, from the coding sequence GTGAAAGCCCGCCTGCTGCGCCTGTCGAACGACCTGCGCGAAAGCTACTGGTTCGTGCCGACGGTGATGGCGATGGCCGCGCTGCTGCTGGCGTTGGCGATGGTCTATATCGACAGCCACGCCGGCTCGACCTGGATGGACGGACTGCCCTGGCTCTATGCCGCCCGGCCGGATGGCGCGCGAAGCCTGTTGTCGTCGATCGGCGGCTCGATGATCGGTGTCGCCGGCACGACCTTCTCGGTGACGATCGCTGCGGTGGTCTATGCCTCCGGACAATACGGCCCGCGGCTGCTCAGCAACTTCATGTCCGATCGCGGCAACCAGGTGACGCTTGGCACATTCATCGCCACCTTCGTCTATTCGCTGATCGTCCTGCGCACGATCCGCTCGGCCGGCGAGAGCGGAGCGGGGACACCGGCGTTCGTGCCGCAGCTCGCGCTGCTCGTGGCGCTGATCCTTGTCCTCTGCTCGATCGCGGTGCTGATCTTCTTCATCCACCACGTGCCGATGCGGATTCACATCAACAATGTGATCGAGCGCATCGGCGATCGGCTCATCGAAGAGATCGACCTGCGCTTTCCCGTGTTCGTGGGCGTTCCTCTCGACGAAGGGACTGACGGCCCGCGCGTGCCGACCGCCTTTCGCGCGGATGTCGGCCGCACCGAATACGAGCGCCGAGCCCCCGTCCGCGCCAAGCATACCGGCTATATCCAGCTGATCGACGAAAGCACCCTGCTGGACGCCGCGCGTGACCACGACCTCATCCTTCGCCTCCAGTATCAGTCGGGGGATTTTGCGCACAAGGGCAGCGTGCTGCTGGAGGCGTGGCCCGCCGAACGCTGCGACGAAGATACCGTCAAAGCCCTGCGCGGCGCGTTCGCGGTCGGATCGCGGCGCACCGCGCTGCAGGATTTGCGCTTCCTGATCGACGAACTGGTCGAGATCGCTGCCCGGGCGCTGTCGCCCGGCGTCAACGACCCGTTCACCGCCAACAGCTGTCTCGACTGGCTAGGGGCCGCGATGGCGGACCTCGCCCGGCGCGACCTGCCGTCGCGGTTGCGCGCCGACGAGGACGGAGTGCTGCGTGTGATCGCACATCCGATGACCTTCGCCGGCTTCATCGATCGCGCTTTCGGCGCATTGGCGCAATATGCCAGCGCCGACATGATTGCCGGGAAGCGCTTCCTGAACGCGCTGGGCGACGTCGCACTCAGCTGCGACGATCCGGGGCGGATCGCCACGCTGGCGCGCCACGCCGGCGATTTCCGTGCGCTTGCGGACGGTTCGCTAGACGGAGCCTGCCGCGATGCCGTGCTATCGCGCGCCGACGACCTGCTCCGTGCGCTTGCGGAACCGGATTACAAGCGTCGCGTCCGCGACGGCAATGCCTGGTTGGGAGGAACCGCATGA
- a CDS encoding cation:proton antiporter, translating to MIGGLALTPFDAAAILIALAAVLGYVNYRFLKLPSSIGLTVMGAIASLLVVAIDRVLPGADFSNDIVRFIEGIDFHTTLMDGMLSFLLFAGALHVDWHELQRGRWPIIVLSTIGVALSTALVGGGFLLLARAVGFELPPIWCFVFGALISPTDPVSVMGVLKRAVVSPTLEATVAGESLFNDGVGVVIFTILLASALSGQAFSVGHAAELFAVEAGGGVVLGLVIGWIAFRMMRSIDDYKVEVLISLAVVMGGYAIARPLHASGPVAMAVAGLIIGNAGVAHAMSATTRDYLHKFWDLIDDILNTVLFLLIGLEVVTIPGDLRLVVLGVAAIPLALAARALSVLLPLRAIRPTHRYGLVAPVTLIWGGLRGGISIALALGLPDGPARSVILAATYVVVLFSVIVQGGTIKRVLQRLNTTEAEIDT from the coding sequence GTGATCGGCGGTCTCGCGCTCACGCCGTTCGACGCAGCGGCGATCCTGATCGCGCTTGCCGCCGTGCTCGGTTACGTCAACTATCGCTTCCTGAAGCTGCCGTCGTCGATCGGGCTGACTGTGATGGGGGCGATCGCGTCGCTGCTCGTCGTTGCGATCGATCGCGTCCTGCCGGGGGCCGACTTCTCGAACGACATCGTGCGGTTCATCGAGGGAATCGATTTTCATACGACGCTAATGGACGGGATGCTGTCGTTCCTGTTGTTTGCAGGCGCGCTCCATGTCGACTGGCACGAGCTCCAGCGCGGACGCTGGCCAATCATCGTGCTGAGCACGATCGGCGTGGCGCTGTCGACCGCACTGGTCGGCGGCGGGTTCCTGCTGCTTGCGCGGGCGGTCGGCTTCGAACTCCCGCCGATCTGGTGCTTCGTCTTCGGCGCGCTTATCAGCCCGACTGATCCGGTGTCGGTGATGGGCGTGCTCAAACGGGCGGTGGTTTCGCCGACCCTGGAGGCGACGGTCGCCGGCGAAAGCCTGTTCAACGACGGCGTCGGCGTGGTCATCTTCACGATCCTGCTGGCGTCGGCGCTGTCGGGGCAAGCCTTTTCCGTCGGCCATGCCGCCGAGCTGTTCGCCGTGGAGGCAGGGGGCGGCGTGGTGCTGGGCCTCGTCATCGGCTGGATCGCGTTCCGGATGATGCGCTCGATCGACGACTACAAGGTCGAAGTGCTCATCAGCCTCGCGGTCGTGATGGGGGGCTACGCGATCGCGCGGCCATTGCACGCCAGCGGCCCGGTCGCGATGGCGGTTGCGGGCCTCATCATTGGCAACGCCGGCGTCGCCCACGCGATGAGCGCCACGACGCGCGACTATCTGCACAAGTTCTGGGACCTGATCGACGACATTTTGAACACCGTGCTGTTCCTGCTGATCGGGCTCGAGGTGGTGACGATCCCTGGCGACCTCAGGCTGGTGGTGCTGGGCGTGGCGGCGATCCCGCTGGCGCTCGCTGCACGCGCGCTGTCAGTGCTGCTTCCGCTCAGGGCGATCCGGCCCACGCATCGCTACGGCTTGGTCGCGCCGGTGACGCTGATCTGGGGCGGTCTGCGCGGCGGCATATCGATCGCGCTGGCGCTGGGTCTGCCGGACGGTCCGGCGCGTTCGGTCATCCTGGCGGCGACCTATGTCGTCGTCCTGTTCTCGGTGATCGTGCAGGGCGGCACGATCAAGCGGGTGCTGCAGCGACTGAACACGACCGAGGCGGAGATCGACACGTGA
- a CDS encoding DUF389 domain-containing protein: MQAGSDRVFDRLRGFTLYRWWRRRVVAPVDHEAVVARIAAESGWSPRYAFMTMMSAGIAVLGLLLSSPAVVIGAMLISPLMSPILGFGFSLALFDFAEMRRSLFALAVGSAVAIAFTALIVTVSPLQAPTAEIVARTRPNLFDLGVALFAALAGSFAIIRGRGETIVGVAIATALMPPLAVVGYGCATGNLPVLGGALALFVTNFITIALSATVMARYYGFGHHLSTRQSWTQTVLLLLVFAVMAVPLGLALNRIAREALTVSQVRSLLNARFGDDARVTQLEVAFDRDPITVRSVVIAPRARMQKTATLQAAIEQSLGRPVRLDIDQIMLEAGADALEAQREELRQAGAAPEIEAQRMTALARMIGLITGVSADDVTIDRDHRRATAAAVPLPGATIATYRTLEARAAAEADGWSVAIVPPQGPLPEIAFADNADTLDAAGRAAVLTSAWAARRWNVAALAVPGLPAGDTPRRLSLTQRRAQAIAAVLATQSIAAVGAPAAGQRFTLTIGVAQ, translated from the coding sequence ATGCAGGCAGGTAGCGACCGGGTTTTCGATCGCCTGCGCGGCTTTACGCTGTACCGGTGGTGGCGGCGGCGGGTCGTCGCACCGGTCGACCACGAGGCCGTCGTTGCGCGGATCGCCGCGGAAAGCGGTTGGTCGCCGCGCTACGCCTTCATGACGATGATGTCGGCGGGCATCGCGGTGCTGGGGCTCTTGTTGTCGTCCCCGGCCGTCGTGATCGGCGCGATGTTGATCTCGCCGCTGATGAGTCCGATCCTCGGCTTCGGATTCAGCCTCGCGCTGTTCGATTTCGCCGAGATGCGCCGGTCGCTCTTCGCACTAGCCGTCGGGTCCGCCGTGGCGATTGCCTTTACCGCGCTGATCGTCACCGTCTCGCCGCTCCAGGCACCGACCGCGGAGATCGTCGCGCGGACGCGGCCGAACCTGTTCGACCTCGGCGTTGCGCTGTTCGCGGCGCTGGCGGGCAGCTTCGCGATCATTCGCGGGCGGGGCGAGACGATCGTCGGCGTCGCGATCGCGACCGCGCTGATGCCGCCGCTTGCCGTCGTCGGCTATGGCTGTGCCACCGGAAACCTGCCGGTGCTCGGCGGCGCACTGGCCCTGTTCGTCACCAACTTCATCACCATTGCGCTCTCGGCGACGGTGATGGCGCGCTACTATGGGTTCGGACACCATCTCTCGACGCGACAGAGCTGGACGCAAACTGTCCTGCTGCTGCTGGTGTTCGCGGTGATGGCGGTGCCGCTGGGACTGGCGCTCAACCGCATCGCGCGCGAGGCGCTGACAGTGTCGCAGGTGCGCTCGCTGCTCAATGCGCGGTTCGGTGACGATGCACGCGTGACGCAGCTCGAGGTCGCGTTCGACCGCGATCCGATCACGGTTCGGTCCGTGGTGATCGCGCCGCGCGCGCGAATGCAGAAGACCGCAACCCTCCAGGCCGCAATCGAGCAATCGCTCGGCAGGCCCGTGCGGCTCGATATCGACCAGATCATGCTGGAAGCCGGGGCCGACGCGCTCGAAGCGCAGCGCGAGGAGTTGCGCCAGGCGGGAGCCGCGCCCGAGATCGAGGCGCAGCGCATGACTGCGCTGGCTCGCATGATCGGGCTCATCACCGGAGTTTCCGCCGACGACGTGACGATCGATCGCGACCACCGCAGGGCAACCGCGGCGGCCGTCCCGCTGCCCGGCGCGACGATCGCCACCTACCGCACGCTGGAAGCCCGCGCTGCTGCGGAGGCTGACGGCTGGAGCGTGGCGATCGTGCCACCGCAGGGGCCGCTCCCCGAAATCGCCTTCGCCGACAATGCCGACACGCTGGATGCGGCGGGACGAGCCGCGGTGCTGACCTCGGCCTGGGCCGCGCGGCGATGGAACGTGGCCGCGCTCGCGGTGCCCGGCCTGCCGGCGGGCGACACGCCACGGCGCTTGAGCCTGACACAGCGGCGCGCGCAGGCCATCGCCGCCGTGCTCGCGACCCAGAGCATCGCGGCGGTCGGGGCACCGGCCGCTGGACAGCGCTTCACGCTGACGATCGGGGTCGCTCAGTGA
- a CDS encoding ParB N-terminal domain-containing protein produces MTDTENREIGAHAHLLESAWIYRADPADCDLHWANTRDRDRLDDHIESLKTSILTSGQLSPATTVEAPDNPDRYLLLTGGCRAEAVRRARKEGHNIDLVLLIVSATDDVAAEIVFAEQAKTKSWSAHEYALHLDKLCDQFGSNKQVATRIGLNVSNIGRNRNVTALPAAVLNIVEDRHEISASAATDFMRAWRGEGRAVLEDHLRELARLEDRPAAAWLVDSCREAIALSIDPPPSNVVHVAEFVAADPGADDEVDADMDAAVFMSPPNEMLGDIPSSTSTNPLAARRAEMRIENGEREVEIVLPDDQVVGRAKKVAGGAMIMTIDAPDQHPLNEIGGNPRRAAAPVHPVTPRGLRAHPPFSADWQKTHNREKSGD; encoded by the coding sequence ATGACCGACACAGAAAATCGCGAGATCGGTGCGCACGCCCACCTGTTGGAAAGCGCTTGGATCTATCGCGCAGACCCAGCGGACTGCGATCTGCATTGGGCCAACACGCGCGACCGCGATCGCCTCGACGACCATATCGAAAGCCTTAAGACGTCGATCCTGACGAGTGGTCAATTGTCGCCCGCGACCACGGTCGAGGCGCCGGACAACCCCGATCGTTACTTGCTCCTGACCGGTGGCTGCCGCGCCGAAGCGGTCCGTCGCGCCCGCAAAGAAGGTCATAACATCGATCTCGTACTGCTGATCGTGTCTGCCACCGACGACGTCGCGGCCGAGATCGTATTCGCCGAGCAGGCGAAGACCAAGAGCTGGTCGGCCCACGAATATGCCCTGCACCTCGATAAGCTGTGTGATCAGTTCGGGTCGAACAAGCAGGTCGCGACCAGGATCGGCCTGAATGTGAGCAACATCGGTCGCAACCGCAACGTAACCGCGCTGCCCGCTGCCGTTCTCAATATCGTAGAGGATCGTCACGAAATTTCAGCCAGCGCCGCTACTGATTTCATGCGCGCATGGCGCGGTGAGGGTAGGGCCGTCCTCGAAGACCACCTCCGCGAGCTCGCCCGCCTCGAGGACAGGCCCGCCGCCGCCTGGCTCGTCGACAGTTGCCGCGAGGCGATTGCGCTCAGTATCGATCCGCCGCCATCCAATGTCGTTCATGTCGCTGAATTCGTCGCAGCGGATCCAGGCGCGGATGATGAGGTCGATGCGGACATGGATGCCGCGGTCTTCATGTCGCCACCAAACGAGATGTTGGGAGATATCCCGTCATCGACGTCGACGAACCCGCTCGCAGCCAGGCGCGCAGAAATGCGAATCGAGAACGGCGAGCGGGAGGTCGAGATCGTACTGCCCGACGACCAAGTGGTCGGTCGCGCGAAGAAGGTCGCCGGTGGCGCGATGATCATGACCATCGATGCCCCAGATCAGCATCCGCTTAACGAGATCGGCGGCAATCCTCGACGCGCTGCGGCGCCTGTACATCCAGTGACCCCACGGGGGTTGCGCGCGCACCCCCCCTTCTCTGCCGACTGGCAGAAAACCCACAACAGAGAGAAGTCAGGTGATTAG
- a CDS encoding recombinase family protein: protein MTATTPQRAFGYVRVSSEEEGGGQNASIAAQRAAIEAAAAQEGVELVKVFEEPDVSGRKLHRKQFDRMVTLATAAERPVDIIYVFRLDRYARNLFTHVVTDQKLEAAGVRLISLTERFSDDASGRLLRNFIALINEKYSIDAAAHTRKNRRENASAGYFNGGRVPYGYEAQTVAVFGKKERKQLFVHEAEAKVVQSIFSLALQGVDGERMGTRAISEYLKAQGHRMRGSLFHDSSVDGILTRSHYRGFHVDRTADEHGHPAEITVACPQLVDPDIVDRVAALRASTAPRVTPPRTTSSKTLLKKVGQCGAPTCGSGLTIRTGKSGQYGDYICNSKATRGAKSCGTRAIRQDALDGIVIDTLLERVLEPERLKQLLVAVLERSDAADERRRADLHRVTAEHGATQRRLRNLLEMVETGLISPRDPTLAGRLAELREALDQMNATRRSIEAQSARGALRINEATVKKCGKLIADRVRYDSPALRQAYVDKVVVTNDSITITGRKAALEAAILHGNRRGSRCGAQF, encoded by the coding sequence ATGACCGCCACCACCCCGCAGCGTGCCTTCGGCTACGTCCGTGTTTCCAGTGAAGAGGAAGGCGGCGGCCAGAATGCGAGCATTGCCGCTCAGCGCGCGGCAATCGAAGCGGCTGCCGCGCAGGAGGGCGTCGAACTCGTGAAGGTGTTCGAGGAACCGGATGTCTCCGGACGAAAGCTTCATCGCAAGCAGTTCGATCGGATGGTCACGCTGGCGACCGCAGCCGAGCGGCCGGTCGATATCATCTACGTGTTCCGCCTCGACCGCTATGCCCGCAATCTCTTCACTCATGTCGTAACGGATCAGAAGCTGGAGGCCGCAGGCGTCCGGCTCATCTCACTGACCGAGCGCTTCAGCGATGATGCCAGCGGTCGACTGCTGCGCAACTTCATTGCACTGATCAACGAGAAATACTCGATCGACGCGGCAGCGCATACGCGCAAGAATCGGCGAGAGAATGCCAGCGCCGGCTACTTCAACGGCGGCCGCGTTCCCTATGGTTATGAAGCGCAAACCGTCGCGGTTTTCGGGAAGAAGGAACGCAAGCAACTCTTCGTGCACGAGGCTGAAGCTAAGGTCGTCCAATCGATCTTCAGTCTGGCGCTGCAAGGCGTCGATGGTGAGCGCATGGGCACTCGCGCGATCTCAGAATACCTGAAGGCGCAAGGACATCGGATGCGCGGCAGCCTGTTCCACGATAGCTCGGTGGACGGCATTCTGACCCGATCGCACTATCGAGGCTTCCACGTCGATCGAACGGCGGACGAGCACGGTCATCCCGCCGAGATCACTGTGGCCTGTCCCCAGTTGGTCGATCCCGATATTGTCGATCGCGTTGCAGCACTTCGGGCGTCCACGGCGCCGCGCGTCACTCCGCCGCGCACCACTAGCTCCAAAACCCTGTTGAAAAAAGTGGGCCAATGTGGCGCGCCGACGTGCGGCTCGGGGCTTACGATCAGAACCGGCAAGTCCGGACAGTATGGCGATTATATCTGCAACTCCAAGGCGACGCGCGGCGCAAAAAGCTGTGGCACCAGAGCAATCCGCCAAGACGCGCTTGACGGTATCGTAATCGATACGCTGCTTGAACGCGTGCTCGAGCCCGAACGCTTGAAACAGCTTCTCGTGGCGGTTCTCGAACGCTCGGATGCCGCCGACGAACGACGTCGCGCGGACCTGCATCGCGTGACCGCCGAACACGGCGCGACTCAGCGCCGACTGCGCAATCTTCTCGAGATGGTCGAGACCGGACTGATCAGCCCGCGCGATCCCACGCTTGCTGGTCGGTTGGCGGAGCTTCGTGAGGCCCTGGACCAGATGAATGCGACTCGTCGCAGTATCGAGGCGCAGTCGGCGCGTGGCGCACTGCGCATCAACGAGGCGACGGTTAAAAAGTGCGGGAAGCTGATCGCCGATCGCGTTCGCTACGACAGCCCGGCGCTCCGGCAAGCTTATGTCGACAAGGTGGTCGTCACCAACGACAGCATTACAATTACCGGTCGCAAGGCAGCCCTTGAAGCCGCCATCCTACACGGCAACCGCAGAGGCTCGCGCTGCGGTGCCCAGTTTTGA
- a CDS encoding complex I NDUFA9 subunit family protein: MGVGEGSIFFVGRCVRVVRNKLVVLFGGGGFVGRYVAQALLAAGARVRVAQRDPRAAVFLKPLGGLGQTQFVAVDVRKPETVARALAGADMAVNLVGAFANMDALHVDGARHIAEAARDSGVQALVHVSAIGADPESASAYGRTKGEGEAAVRAAFPDATILRPSLVFGREDAFTNRFASMIAKAPMVPVLRAGTRFQPVYVKDVADAVVRALEAPAVAAGRVLELGGPDVLTMRAIQDYLAHEVGRSPAMLELPDGVGAMIASMGFLPGAPITSDQWTMLQRDNVVASAEDGFAALGIVPTAMASVAGAWLVRYRRHGRFAKRATA, from the coding sequence ATGGGGGTCGGCGAAGGTTCGATCTTTTTTGTCGGAAGGTGCGTGCGCGTGGTCAGGAACAAGCTGGTGGTGCTGTTCGGTGGGGGCGGGTTCGTCGGGCGCTATGTCGCGCAGGCGCTGCTCGCCGCCGGTGCGCGGGTGCGGGTGGCGCAGCGCGATCCGCGGGCGGCGGTGTTCCTGAAGCCGCTGGGTGGCCTTGGCCAGACGCAGTTCGTCGCGGTCGACGTGCGCAAGCCGGAAACGGTCGCGCGGGCGCTCGCCGGGGCCGACATGGCGGTCAACCTGGTCGGCGCGTTCGCGAACATGGACGCGCTGCACGTCGATGGCGCGCGCCATATCGCCGAGGCGGCGAGGGATTCGGGCGTGCAGGCGCTGGTCCACGTCTCCGCGATCGGCGCCGATCCGGAGAGCGCGTCGGCCTATGGCCGCACCAAGGGCGAGGGCGAGGCGGCGGTGCGCGCGGCGTTCCCGGACGCGACGATCCTGCGGCCGTCGCTCGTCTTCGGGCGCGAGGATGCGTTCACCAACCGCTTCGCGTCGATGATCGCCAAGGCGCCGATGGTGCCGGTGCTGCGCGCGGGCACGCGGTTCCAGCCGGTGTATGTGAAGGACGTCGCCGATGCCGTCGTCCGCGCGCTGGAGGCGCCGGCGGTGGCGGCGGGGCGGGTGCTGGAGCTGGGCGGGCCCGACGTGCTGACGATGCGCGCGATCCAGGACTATCTGGCGCACGAAGTCGGGCGGTCGCCGGCGATGCTGGAACTGCCCGACGGCGTGGGCGCGATGATCGCGTCGATGGGCTTCCTGCCGGGCGCGCCCATCACGTCGGACCAGTGGACCATGCTCCAGCGCGACAATGTCGTGGCCAGCGCAGAGGATGGGTTCGCCGCACTCGGCATCGTGCCGACCGCGATGGCGAGCGTCGCGGGCGCGTGGCTGGTCCGCTATCGCCGCCACGGCCGCTTCGCCAAGCGCGCCACGGCCTGA
- a CDS encoding undecaprenyl-diphosphate phosphatase has product MDFITAIILGIVEGVTEFLPVSSTGHLILATELLGYDAAKWSVFNIAIQPGAILAIVVLYWRTFWAVGAGLLKWQAESVAFVRNLLIAFIPAVVLGLAFGDQIDALLENATVVAWALIAGGVGILIVEKLAKTENVYGISGVSVAQSVKIGLVQCLAMVPGVSRSGATIMGAMSLGIDRRTAADFSFFLAIPTLTGATALQLYKHRDAIHGGDIELILVGAAVSFVVALAVVKAFMAVVTRYGFAPFAWYRIVAGAVALVWLNGR; this is encoded by the coding sequence ATGGACTTCATCACCGCGATCATCCTCGGCATCGTCGAGGGTGTCACCGAATTCCTGCCGGTGTCTTCCACCGGCCACCTGATCCTGGCGACCGAACTGCTCGGCTATGACGCGGCCAAATGGTCGGTGTTCAACATCGCCATCCAGCCGGGCGCGATCCTGGCGATCGTCGTGTTGTACTGGCGGACGTTCTGGGCGGTCGGCGCGGGGTTGCTGAAGTGGCAGGCCGAATCGGTCGCGTTCGTGCGCAACCTGCTGATCGCGTTCATCCCCGCGGTGGTGCTGGGGCTGGCGTTCGGCGACCAGATCGACGCGCTGCTCGAAAATGCGACGGTCGTCGCCTGGGCGCTGATCGCCGGCGGGGTCGGCATCTTGATCGTGGAGAAGCTGGCGAAGACCGAGAATGTCTATGGCATCTCGGGCGTCAGCGTGGCGCAGTCGGTGAAGATCGGCCTCGTCCAGTGCCTCGCGATGGTGCCGGGGGTCAGCCGGTCGGGCGCGACGATCATGGGCGCGATGTCGCTGGGGATCGATCGCCGGACCGCGGCGGATTTCAGCTTCTTCCTCGCGATCCCGACGCTGACCGGGGCGACCGCGCTGCAGCTCTACAAGCACCGCGATGCGATCCATGGCGGCGATATCGAGCTGATCCTGGTCGGCGCGGCGGTCTCGTTCGTGGTCGCGTTGGCGGTGGTGAAGGCGTTCATGGCAGTAGTGACGCGCTACGGCTTCGCGCCATTTGCCTGGTACCGAATAGTGGCGGGTGCGGTCGCTCTGGTGTGGTTGAACGGTAGATAG
- a CDS encoding NAD(P)-dependent oxidoreductase, which yields MAGDTLLKFVDRDQAYPAKRDAQARADDFREIAERYASSTAEDQAARCSQCGVPYCSVHCPLHNHIPDWLRLTAEGRLREAYQLSNATSTMPEICGRICPQDRLCEGNCVIEFSGHGAVTIGSVEKFITDTAWEEGWVEPLVPGRPRGQSVGVIGAGPAGLSAAEYLRGYGYDVHVYDRHDRAGGLLTYGIPGFKLEKPVVMRRVDRLKAGGIVFHEGFAVGSDASLDELRARHDAVLIATGVYKARAIKAPGVGAAGVVEALDFLTASNRKGFGDAVPAFDDGSLDAAGKHVVVIGGGDTAMDCVRTAVRQGAASVKCLYRRDRANMPGSQREVANAEEEGVEFVWLSAPQAFDGGDVVSGVKASRMRLGAPDASGRRAPEVDPDGGFSVQADLVIKALGFDAEDLPTMFGAPELGVTRWGTLRVDARSMMTSLEGVFAAGDIVRGASLVVWAIRDGRDVSERMHSWLKAKATNAKVAA from the coding sequence ATGGCCGGTGATACGCTGCTGAAATTCGTCGACCGCGATCAGGCCTATCCGGCAAAGCGCGACGCACAGGCGCGCGCCGATGACTTCCGCGAGATCGCCGAGCGCTACGCGTCGTCCACCGCCGAGGACCAGGCCGCGCGCTGTTCGCAATGCGGCGTGCCGTACTGCTCGGTGCATTGCCCGCTGCACAACCATATCCCCGACTGGCTGCGGCTGACCGCGGAGGGGCGGCTGCGCGAGGCCTATCAACTCAGCAACGCGACCTCGACCATGCCCGAGATCTGCGGGCGCATCTGTCCGCAGGACCGGTTGTGCGAGGGCAATTGCGTGATCGAATTCTCCGGCCACGGCGCGGTGACGATCGGATCGGTCGAGAAATTCATCACCGACACCGCGTGGGAGGAGGGCTGGGTCGAGCCGCTGGTGCCGGGTCGCCCGCGCGGGCAGTCGGTCGGCGTGATCGGCGCGGGACCGGCGGGGTTGAGCGCTGCGGAATATCTGCGCGGCTATGGCTATGACGTCCATGTCTATGACCGCCATGACCGGGCGGGCGGGCTGCTGACCTACGGCATCCCCGGCTTCAAGCTGGAAAAGCCGGTGGTGATGCGCCGTGTCGATCGGCTGAAGGCGGGCGGGATCGTGTTTCATGAAGGGTTCGCAGTCGGCAGCGACGCGAGCCTCGACGAGTTGCGCGCGCGCCACGACGCGGTGCTGATCGCGACCGGGGTGTACAAGGCGAGGGCGATCAAGGCGCCGGGCGTCGGCGCGGCGGGCGTGGTCGAGGCGCTCGATTTCCTGACCGCGTCCAATCGCAAGGGGTTCGGCGACGCCGTGCCCGCGTTCGACGACGGATCACTCGATGCGGCGGGGAAGCATGTCGTCGTGATCGGCGGCGGCGACACCGCGATGGACTGCGTCCGCACCGCCGTCCGCCAGGGCGCCGCCAGCGTCAAATGCCTGTACCGCCGGGACCGCGCCAACATGCCGGGGTCGCAGCGCGAAGTCGCCAACGCCGAGGAGGAAGGCGTCGAGTTCGTCTGGCTCTCCGCCCCGCAAGCGTTCGACGGCGGCGACGTCGTGAGCGGGGTGAAGGCGTCGCGGATGCGGCTGGGCGCCCCCGATGCGAGCGGCCGCCGCGCGCCCGAGGTCGACCCGGACGGCGGCTTTTCGGTGCAAGCCGATCTGGTCATCAAGGCGCTGGGCTTCGATGCTGAAGATCTGCCGACGATGTTCGGCGCACCCGAACTGGGAGTCACCCGCTGGGGCACGCTCAGGGTCGATGCGCGGTCGATGATGACCAGCCTGGAGGGCGTGTTCGCCGCCGGCGACATCGTCCGCGGCGCGAGCCTGGTCGTCTGGGCAATCCGCGACGGACGCGACGTGAGCGAGCGGATGCACAGCTGGTTGAAGGCGAAGGCGACGAACGCGAAGGTGGCGGCGTGA